From the Trifolium pratense cultivar HEN17-A07 linkage group LG4, ARS_RC_1.1, whole genome shotgun sequence genome, the window CAAAGCCCAACCATCTCTTCCTTCCATCATCCTCTTCACAATCAcccaacaaaaataatattgtaatGTTCCATTGCATCTTTTGGTAAATCTCTTTTACTTTCCCATGTTTCTCCATATTAGATATTAGGTACATGGATATTTTCCTTGCAAATGTACTATGTTTGAAGTAACTGAACATTCTAATTTTTAAACATTGTAAATGGATGTAGACAATGCTTTGCttaatctttttcaaaaacaatattGCTTTGCATAATGGAAAAAAAACAATCATGTTTTGACCATTATAATCACACCGACATATTTAAGCCTTCCATCACCTCATTCACATCACATATTTGTATGTTCCTCAAATCTAATCTCACATTTCTATGCAACATGCATTATGCGAGGGGAAAATAACTGACAACTAATCAATGGAACTTTTAGTCTTATCCTGCAGGGACCAGTTGGACAGCTTCTCAGCTTGATCAGGAAAGAAGGTAATGAATAAATATGCACCTGAAAATTACATTAAACACAAATTCAATACAAGAATCATGAAATTGTTACAAAAGATACcgaaaaacttataaataagaACGGTTCCTAAAACAGCCGAAATTTTTCCTTGATTTTGCACCAAACCAGCTTTGCCAGCATTCTGCAACTCTGTGGAGCCAACAGATTCAAATGTTCCTACAaaatggatacaatttaatgCTTATCATAACAGAAAAGatgaaattaaaaagtaaaataaaattaagtcaaTGATTAATTAAACCTGGTTTCACAGTTTGAAGTCGAGATATAATGCATGCTACATTTTGGAAACCAGCTTCCTTAACTTATTTGCTGCTGCAGCAGTCCTTCacaaagaaggaaaaattaAGGTAATCCAAATTCATAGGAATTTTATGCTTCTTGTGAAAATTCAACGTATTTTCTAATGTGAACTCTATAATGCTTACAGATTTATACAGAACATTTCTATGTTGCTGAAATTCCATTTTGACTCTTGTGGAAGCTCACATTAACCTCTCATGTTCATCTATTGCACTGCACAATAATGAGACTTTATCTATCTTGCAGCCCTCCATCGTATCATTCAATCACTCTCTTCAGTAATGAATGGATTATAACGATTGTCCAAGATATTGAGCATCACAATAGTTATCTTCATTCATTGCCTACATTCTCTTTAGACTCTTGGTCCTTGCTTCGTGACTAGAGCACATGATCAAATATATGGGTAAACTCTCTTTTATTTTCACATGTTTTTAAATACTAGATATTAGGTAGCACAAAACCATTATCTTTTGTTCTTTTCGGATTATCTGTTTTGTAATCTCAAGGCAAATACTAGATATCTGTTGTGTGAATGGCACGCACTTAATTTCATAGATCGGAACATATTACAGacaagtgtcataagttacacGGCCATCCTCTTGTGTTCATCTAGAGTGCAAAATAATTATACTTTGTCAATGCAGCCCTCTGTCGTAGCATTCTATCACACTCTTGTCTCATCAAAGATTTCGGAAGTTGAAAACATATTGTATCCTTGAAGCTACACTTTGGAGTGATGGAGCCAATTGGATGGTTTTATTTTTCAGTTCTTTTCAATCTGTGCATAAAACTCAATTCTTTTCAATCTTACCAAATAAACTTATGCTACATACTTTTCATCGGCACTGAAAAACAATTTTACCTTTGCAGTGACTGTTAATATCCATTTCTACCATTAAACTTCAGACGATATTCATGTTAAAATTGCTGAGAGATTAATGAATTGATAAAGTGTGCTCACTGTCATTAAACAAGAACAAAATATGAAactgttttgtttctttgtattcagattaatatttttctctatttCCCATGAAAGGGGATAGTCTTTACAAGTTAAAAAGATTCCAATTGTAAAAATGTATTCTAATCTGTCAGTATGTTACAGTATCAGATTCATAGCTCATTCAAGTGTGAAGTTATGTGTTGAAACACATCTTCGGTGCAAGGAATAGTGAGGCCACCCATGGGATGGTCATATCCAAATTCTTCTTCAGCTTGACTCAATAAGTCTTGAAATGACGGTTGGTTCAAGTATGATATTGGGATGTAACTTTAGAAGGATGTAACTAGCATTTCTCCGCTTCTGCAAATTTTGATGTTGTTTGGTTGGCAGTTAGTGATGCCCGTCGAATAGCATTTAAACGGAAAACCCATTTTGTGTGATtgtttgaaggagaagaaaataCTCAACAGCGCAAAGATATCAAAAACTTTAGAAGGATGTAACTAACGTAGTAATGCTTTGAGGATGCCAATGACTTTTGGTGTGTTTGAAGGCAATTTGTAAGTATATTTATAGTTGATAATTTTTAGGTTCTCTGGAATTCGAATTTGAATTCCAATTCCaagctaaattattgtttgAGAGAATAGCATGTGGTGTTGTCTTAAGATTGTACCCCACCCTTTCAAGGGCATCCTCATATTTGTTTATGCATTAACTAGCATTTCATAATTGTGTAAACATGCTTTAGACATGTTTTCTTCATTATGATAGTGTTGATGTCGATCTTATATCGACCTAGCGAACTGTACAGTAATGGATTATAGACATTAGCCTTTATTCAAGGGGATACATTATCTACCATGAAATTAATCTGACATTGACACTTGAGCAAGTCCTCCAAAACAACACCATGTGATCTTTCACATGCACTTGTTTCCCATAGCTTCCGTGACTAACATCCATCACATGGTCCTCGTTCAACTTGTTACATATCCTTTCATCTATATATATTCGTGGCTGCAGGCATTCAGGATCAACACAAATCGTTCACATCCAAAAACATTTGAAGTTCAAAAACTTGAGTCTTCTATACAagtctttgttgtttttatcaATCTCTTCTTTTCAACACGTACAACAATGGGTTTTCGTTTACCTAGTATCATCAGATCAAAGGCATCATCCTCAAAAGGTGTCCCAAAGGGATATCTAGCTGTGTATGTAGGAGAGAAAATGAAGAGGTTTGTGATTCCCGTATCATACTTGAACCAAATCTCATTCCAAGGACTTACTGAGCCAAACTGAAGAACAATTCGGATTTGACCATCCAATGGGTGGTATAACTATTCCTTGCCGAGAAGATGTTTTCTTAGAAATCACTTCTAGTTTGAACTGAATTACTTTCCAACTCTTTGACGATATCACAAGACTGACATAGATATATATGACCAATTTTGTAGTAGTTTAGTTTCTCACCTTCAAAAGATTTTtacttttgttattattatacttAGTTGTAAAGAAGTTCATCTCAATGAAAAATTGATTATAATCATTACTGTTTTTCTCTATATTTCCACTTAAATATCAATCTAAAAATTGAAGCATTTATTTGCTAAATGTTCATTTTAGAAAATAGATGAAGTATTGATCCCCCCtgctgcaaaaaaaattgaatgttaaAAGTAACATTCATGATTTAATAATCATAAATGAAGTATGTATTGCGGGAAAAAAAACTGCAGAGAAGAACTTAGATAACAAAAATTATGATTTATTAGATCATGATATATATTATGGTTGATAAAAACTTTCATAAGTTATAATGTGTTAACCAATAAACCATGTGAGAGAGCTTCTGAATAAAAATTGAAGTGTAGGAGCTGATTTCTACTTAGGATAGTCATGTTCAACGTTTTCTTTTTTGAGTGTAAAATTTAATTTCGGTGTAAAGGCAATTTCTGAAAACATACGCCGTGCCTTATTAGTTTTGCTAAATCATCATTCTTTGACTGAATATCATTTCTACTGTTAAGTTTATAAGGACACTCATGTATTTTTTTCCTCATCAGCAAGCAGTTTTCTGTTTCTGCATTATGTTCAAATTACAGATGCCAAAGCATTTAGGACCAAAACAATTCATACACATCCCAAAGCATTTGAAATTCAGAAACTTAAGTTAAGTCTTCTATATATACAAGTCTTTTCATGTTCATaccaatttcttctttttcaacACATACAAAAATGAGTTTTCGTTTACCTAGTATCATTTACGAGCGTACTTCAAATTGTAGAGAGTACTGAATATATCATTTATTTCTATGATTACACAAGATAAAATATGAATTATGTTGTAAtgaaataactatttttttctgTTTCCAATGAAAAGGGATAATCTTTACAAGCTATAAAAAGATTCCTGTTATACAAAAAAATGTCTCTACTAATTAATCTATGTTAGTATTCTATCATGTCAGTTTCATAGCCCTTTGAAGTGAGAAGTTATGTGTTGAAAGACATCTTCAGGACAAGGAATGGTGAGGCCACCCATGGGATGATCATATCCAAACTCGTCCTCAGCTTGACTCAACAACTCTTGAAACAATGGTTGGTTCAAGTATGATATTGGGATCAGAAACCGCTTCTGTTTCTCTCCAACATACACTGCAACATAGCCCTTTCTCGCTTCTGCAGATTTTGATGTTGTTTGGTTGGCAGTTAATGATGCCTGTCGAATAACATTTAAACGGAAACCCATCTTTGGTGATTGTTTAAAGGCGAAGAAAAGACACAGCAGAACAAAGTTTTCAAAAACTTTACGATGTATCTAACACTTGAGGGATGCCAATGACTTGTGGTGTGTTTGAAGGAAATTTGTAATAAGTATATTTATAGTTACTTTTAGGTTTTCTAGAATTCGAATTCGaagctaaattattgtttgGAAGAGTCAAAGGGTATGATAACATAGCATGTGGTTATGTCTTTAGTTTGTACCCCACCTTTTCAAGTGCAACCTCATATTTGTTCATGCATTAACTAGTGCTTCATTATTGTGTAAACATGGTTTAGACATGTTTTCTTGATTATGATGATAGTGTTGATGTCCAGCTTGTAAATTATTCAATGCAATGGATAAGTATAGTTCATCATAGATCATTCTACATGTTTGTGGTTATCCTTTCAAGTATGTGGGACTTGCATTATCTATATACTACAAACTAAACATGAGAGAGGATTGTGTTAAGCGGTCAATAGCGAAAGTAAAATAATCATTATGACATCGATCGAAGACTAGGGCTCGACAGTTAGAAACCGACcttgagatttattttattttataagatcaGATACAGCTTGCCCTTATTAATGTCTTAGCATCAGAACCTGTCAATTATGGTGCTTAGGACTGCTGATGTGGAAACTACTAGGTGGTGGTTATTTTAGTAAGTAACTGCTATGGCAGTTATCATAAGTTATTAGAAGTGGAAACTAAACTACTAGGTGGTGCTTACAACAGCTGATAAGTGAATATTTTTGGAAAGATACACAAATTatgttttagaaagaaaaacatatCTACATCAAAACTGATAATTGAATATTTGAATGAATTAATGTGGCATTCATTTCCTCATTATCCACATCAAAACCGATTATTAAATATCTTTTATATCAATGTGGTTACTTTTTCtcaattaaatatattcaaaGGGATAATGTTATTGTTAAACATAATTTTGGTAAAACATACTATATAACTGTTGACTAAAAAAACAAGGAAAGTATACTATATAAATAGAGAGAAATACATTagaacaatataattttaattttattaagaatTTGCAAAGTTATAATGGAAATTTCATTGAAGATGATCTCTAAGTTATTGATATTGGTTCTAGCAATTGGGAGCTATTTGGTTGGAATCGCAGAAAGTGCTCGCCATGGTGCTGTtacaaattttcaaaactatCAACAATCTCCTAATCCTGCTCAATATACATTACAATCACCACATTGGTGTTGCAACAAAGTTTGGTGGCTATGTTGTAATCCTCATTGTGTTTATATTAATAATTGTAACCCCCCTGTAGTATCAAAGGCTGATTGattgtttttctctttgttCATTATTCATCATAAGCTAGCCTTATAATATATtacaaaactatatatatatgaataacaataaataaagttgatgagaaaacaacaaaaatcttATCTATTATGCTATTTTATCATTATAGTTTTATCTTCTCCCCTTAATCTTTAAGTTGCTACCAAACTTGAACAACATTTAGACCTATGAATCACGGACACAGACACGGATATCAGACACTGatacgtcgacaccgataataatttgaaaaatgacataattcattGTAACTTTGTCGGTATCAGACACCAGACACGTCTAATCTGAGGACTGTTCGTGGTTCATAGATTTagacaaattcaaatttattttgatgatcGTTGGCATGAAAACAAGTAGTTAGTTGATACCAATATAACATTGAAAGCTGCTATAGATTCTAAGCCTCACAGTACCAGAACAAGACCAGTGTGACATCCCCTTCCAATTTCAAAGGTTTTGGTCATTATATCAGCAACCTGTTATTTGGTATTACAATGCACCAACTCAATCACATCTTCTTTGACCAAATCTCTTAGAAAGTGAAATCTTATATCAATATGTTTGCCTCCCCCATGTAAAACAGGATTTTTAGACAACTTAATTGTAGAGCTGTTGTCACAAAAAAATTACTGTTTTTCCTTCTTGAGATTGGCCAATCCTGTCAAGAATTCTCCTCAACCAAATGGCTAGGCATGCACATGAACACTGACCCATAAGCGATGAATTCAGCTTCTGTTGTAGAGAGAGTTACAACAGGCTGCTTCTTTGAAGACCATGAAACACCTCCATTTCCAAACATAAACACTGACCCAGAAGTGCTTTTTCTATCGTCCACATCCCTTGCATAATCACTGTCTGTGTACCCGATCAACTCATCCTTGCTCTAACTTCCATAGAAAATTCCAAGATCACATGTGCCTCTTAAGTATCTTAAGATCCTTTTTACAGCTTCAAGATGCAGAAGTGTGGGTTGTTCCATGTACCTACTAATCAAGCAAACTGAACACATAAGGTCGGACCTCGTGGCAGTTAGATACATCAATCTACCAACCATTTGCTTATAGTTGGTGTTGTCAACTTTCTCTCCACTTCCCTCTTTTGTAAGCTTGCATCCCGGTACAATAGGATTCTTTACCGAGTTTACCTCGGTCACATCAAACTTGTTCAGAACATATTGagcatacttgctttgggaAATGAAAATTCCATTCCACTAGGATTTTGTACAGCTTATACACCCTGTCCTCCTCTCCCTTCTTTATATATCCAGGTGGTTGCACAATGTAAAGAGCTTCAGTAATTTCTCCATGCAGAAACAcacttttgagttttgacatcaagttgaTACAAGCACCGACCCTTTAGAGCAGCCATAGCAATCATAATTCTTATTGTGTATCATCTAGCTACCGGAGCAAACACTTCACTAAAATCAATTCCATGTTGTTGTGAGTAGCCTTTAGCCGCGAGTCTTGCCTTGTATTTTTCAACTTCTACTTTCTCAATTAGCTTAGTCTTGTAATATCCATTTGACACCAAAAACTGTTGCCCCCTTCTGGAAGAGTAGTTAGCTTCCATGTGCCATTCCTTTCCATAGCATCCAACTCAACATTCATAGCTTTTCTCCATTTACTATGCTTCACTGCTTCATAGAAGGTTTCTGGATCATTACACTGTGTGGTGACGGCAAAGCTGTGCAACTCTTCAACTTATGCTATTCTTACATAATCCTTGAGCCCAAGATGGTGGAGCCCTTGATCTTTCTTCTAAATGATCACCTGTTATTTCATTTTGTTGAGAACTCTCTCTGTGTTCAGAATCTTCGGAATCTGTCTCCAAAGTCACTTTCCCTTGAACTCTCTTCATTTCCAGCTCCTTGAATTTCTAGTTTTGCAtgttcttcttgttcctctttaTGCCATTTTGACTACAATAATCTTCAAACTCATTAGAAGTAAATTCGCCCCCTCTATCAGTTCTTAATTAAGGTGTTGATTACCTCATTACTTTCTTTTCAACCAAcactttaaatttcttaaaagtcTCAAACGCTGCATATTTTTCTAATAGAAAATATACCCAAGTTTTCCTAGAAAAATCATCTATGAAAGTATTAAAGTACGTCCTCTTGTTGTTCGATTCTGGTTTGATAGGCTTGCATATGTCAGCATGGATGAGCTGCAATTTCCTAG encodes:
- the LOC123923664 gene encoding auxin-induced protein 6B-like; this translates as MGFRLNVIRQASLTANQTTSKSAEARKGYVAVYVGEKQKRFLIPISYLNQPLFQELLSQAEDEFGYDHPMGGLTIPCPEDVFQHITSHFKGL